The Ictidomys tridecemlineatus isolate mIctTri1 chromosome 6, mIctTri1.hap1, whole genome shotgun sequence genome includes a region encoding these proteins:
- the Eif4b gene encoding eukaryotic translation initiation factor 4B isoform X7 translates to MAASAKKKNKKGKTISLTDFLAEDGGTGGGSTYVPKPVSWADETDDLEGDVSTTWHSNDDDVYRAPPIDRSILPTAPRAAREPNIDRSRLPKSPPYTAFLGNLPYDVTEDSIKEFFRGLNISAVRLPREPSNPERLKGFGYAEFEDLDSLLSALSLNEESLGNRRIRVDVADQAQDKDRDDRSFGRDRNRDSDKTDTDWRARPATDSFDDYPPRRGDDSFGDKYRDRYDSDRYRDGYRDGYRDGPRRDMDRYGGRDRYDDRGSRDYDRGYDSRIGSGRRAFGSGYRRDDDYRGGGDRYEDRYDRRDDRSWSSRDDYSRDDYRRDDRGPPQRPKLNLKPRSTPKEDDSSASTSQSSRAASIFGGAKPVDTAAREREVEERLQKEQEKLQRQLDEPKLDRRPRERHPSWRSEETQERERSRTGSESSQTGTSATSGRNARRRESEKSLENETLNKEEDCHSPTSKPPKPDQPLKVMPAPPPKENAWVKRSSNPPARSQSSDTEQQSPTSGGGKVAPAQPSEEGPTRKDDNKIDGMSVPKGQTGNSSRGPGDGGNKDHWKESDRKESKKDQDSRSAPEPKKPEENPASKFSSASKYAALSVDGEDENEGEDYTE, encoded by the exons caaaaaagaagaataagaaggggAAGACTATCTCCCTAACAGACTTTCTGGCTGAGGATGGGGGGACTGGTGGAGGAAGCACTTATGTCCCCAAACCAGTCAGCTGGGCTGATGAAACAGACGACCTGGAAGGAGATG TTTCAACCACTTGGCATAGTAATGATGATGATGTGTACAGGGCACCTCCAATTGACCGTTCCATCCTTCCCACTGCTCCACGGGCTGCTCGGGAACCCAATATTGACCGGAGCCGTCTTCCCAAATCGCCACCCTACACTGCTTTTCTAGGGAACCTGCCCTATGATGTGACAGAAGACTCCATTAAGGAATTCTTTAGAGGATTAAAT ATCAGTGCAGTGCGTTTACCACGTGAACCCAGCAATCCAGAGAGGTTGAAAGGTTTTGGCTATGCTGAGTTTGAGGACCTGGATTCCCTGCTCAGTGCCCTGAGTCTCAATGAAGAG TCTCTAGGTAACAGGAGAATTCGAGTGGATGTTGCTGATCAAGCACAGGATAAAG ATAGGGATGATCGTTCTTTTGGCCGAGATAGAAATCGGGATTCTGACAAAACAGACACAGACTGGAGAGCCCGACCTGCCACAGACAGCTTTGACGACTATCCGCCTAGAAGAGGTGATGACAGCTTTGGTGACA agTATCGAGATCGCTATGATTCCGACCGATATCGGGATGGGTATCGAGATGGCTATCGTGATGGCCCACGCCGGGATATGGATCGATATGGGGGCCGGGATCGCTATGATGACCGAGGCAGTAGAGATTATGATAGAG GCTATGATTCCAGGATAGGCAGTGGCAGAAGAGCATTTGGTAGTGGGTACCGAAGGGATGATGACTACAGAGGAGGTGGGGACCGTTATGAAGACCGATATGACAGACGAGACGATCGGTCGTGGAGCTCCAGAGATGATTACTCTCGGGATGATTATAGGCGTGATGATAGag GTCCCCCCCAAAGACCTAAACTGAATCTAAAGCCTCGGAGTACTCCTAAGGAAGATGATTCCTCTGCTAGCACCTCCCAGTCCAGTCGAGCAGCTTCCATCTTTGGAGGGGCAAAACCTGTTGACACAGCTGCTagagaaagagaagtagaagaacgGCTACAGAAGGAGCAGGAGAAATTGCAGCGCCAGTTGGATGAGCCAAAATTAGACCGGCGGCCTAGGGAGAG ACACCCAAGCTGGCGAAGTGAAGAAACTCAGGAACGGGAACGGTCAAGGACAGGAAGTGAGTCATCACAGACTGGAACCTCAGCCACATCTGGCAGAA ATGCAcgaaggagagagagtgagaagtcTCTAGAAAATGAAACACTCAATAAGGAGGAAGACTGTCACTCTCCAACTTCTAAGCCTCCCAAACCTGATCAGCCTCTAAAGGTAATGCCAGCCCCTCCACCAAAGGAGAATGCGTGGGTGAAGCGAAGTTCTAACCCTCCTGCTCGATCTCAGAGCTCAGACACAGAGCAACAATCCCCCACAAG TGGTGGGGGGAAAGTAGCTCCAGCTCAGCCATCTGAGGAAGGACCCACAAGGAAAG ACGATAATAAAATAGATGGAATGAGTGTCCCAAAAGGCCAAACTGGGAACTCTAGCCGTGGTCCAGGAGATGGAGGGAACAAAGATCACTGGAAGGAGTCAGATAG GAAAGAGAGCAAAAAGGATCAAGACTCCAGATCTGCACCTGAGCCAAAGAAACCTGAGGAAAATCCAGCCTCT AAGTTCAGTTCTGCAAGCAAGTATGCCGCTCTCTCTGTGGATGGTGAAGATGAAAATGAGGGAGAAGACTACACTGAGTAG
- the Eif4b gene encoding eukaryotic translation initiation factor 4B isoform X1, giving the protein MAASAKKKNKKGKTISLTDFLAEDGGTGGGSTYVPKPVSWADETDDLEGDVSTTWHSNDDDVYRAPPIDRSILPTAPRAAREPNIDRSRLPKSPPYTAFLGNLPYDVTEDSIKEFFRGLNISAVRLPREPSNPERLKGFGYAEFEDLDSLLSALSLNEESLGNRRIRVDVADQAQDKDRDDRSFGRDRNRDSDKTDTDWRARPATDSFDDYPPRRGDDSFGDKYRDRYDSDRYRDGYRDGYRDGPRRDMDRYGGRDRYDDRGSRDYDRGYDSRIGSGRRAFGSGYRRDDDYRGGGDRYEDRYDRRDDRSWSSRDDYSRDDYRRDDRGPPQRPKLNLKPRSTPKEDDSSASTSQSSRAASIFGGAKPVDTAAREREVEERLQKEQEKLQRQLDEPKLDRRPRESSPQTQHLCLHPSWRSEETQERERSRTGSESSQTGTSATSGRSKSDPDARRRESEKSLENETLNKEEDCHSPTSKPPKPDQPLKVMPAPPPKENAWVKRSSNPPARSQSSDTEQQSPTSGGGKVAPAQPSEEGPTRKADDNKIDGMSVPKGQTGNSSRGPGDGGNKDHWKESDRKESKKDQDSRSAPEPKKPEENPASKFSSASKYAALSVDGEDENEGEDYTE; this is encoded by the exons caaaaaagaagaataagaaggggAAGACTATCTCCCTAACAGACTTTCTGGCTGAGGATGGGGGGACTGGTGGAGGAAGCACTTATGTCCCCAAACCAGTCAGCTGGGCTGATGAAACAGACGACCTGGAAGGAGATG TTTCAACCACTTGGCATAGTAATGATGATGATGTGTACAGGGCACCTCCAATTGACCGTTCCATCCTTCCCACTGCTCCACGGGCTGCTCGGGAACCCAATATTGACCGGAGCCGTCTTCCCAAATCGCCACCCTACACTGCTTTTCTAGGGAACCTGCCCTATGATGTGACAGAAGACTCCATTAAGGAATTCTTTAGAGGATTAAAT ATCAGTGCAGTGCGTTTACCACGTGAACCCAGCAATCCAGAGAGGTTGAAAGGTTTTGGCTATGCTGAGTTTGAGGACCTGGATTCCCTGCTCAGTGCCCTGAGTCTCAATGAAGAG TCTCTAGGTAACAGGAGAATTCGAGTGGATGTTGCTGATCAAGCACAGGATAAAG ATAGGGATGATCGTTCTTTTGGCCGAGATAGAAATCGGGATTCTGACAAAACAGACACAGACTGGAGAGCCCGACCTGCCACAGACAGCTTTGACGACTATCCGCCTAGAAGAGGTGATGACAGCTTTGGTGACA agTATCGAGATCGCTATGATTCCGACCGATATCGGGATGGGTATCGAGATGGCTATCGTGATGGCCCACGCCGGGATATGGATCGATATGGGGGCCGGGATCGCTATGATGACCGAGGCAGTAGAGATTATGATAGAG GCTATGATTCCAGGATAGGCAGTGGCAGAAGAGCATTTGGTAGTGGGTACCGAAGGGATGATGACTACAGAGGAGGTGGGGACCGTTATGAAGACCGATATGACAGACGAGACGATCGGTCGTGGAGCTCCAGAGATGATTACTCTCGGGATGATTATAGGCGTGATGATAGag GTCCCCCCCAAAGACCTAAACTGAATCTAAAGCCTCGGAGTACTCCTAAGGAAGATGATTCCTCTGCTAGCACCTCCCAGTCCAGTCGAGCAGCTTCCATCTTTGGAGGGGCAAAACCTGTTGACACAGCTGCTagagaaagagaagtagaagaacgGCTACAGAAGGAGCAGGAGAAATTGCAGCGCCAGTTGGATGAGCCAAAATTAGACCGGCGGCCTAGGGAGAG ttctccgcagacacaacatctttgttt ACACCCAAGCTGGCGAAGTGAAGAAACTCAGGAACGGGAACGGTCAAGGACAGGAAGTGAGTCATCACAGACTGGAACCTCAGCCACATCTGGCAGAAGTAAGTCAGACCCTG ATGCAcgaaggagagagagtgagaagtcTCTAGAAAATGAAACACTCAATAAGGAGGAAGACTGTCACTCTCCAACTTCTAAGCCTCCCAAACCTGATCAGCCTCTAAAGGTAATGCCAGCCCCTCCACCAAAGGAGAATGCGTGGGTGAAGCGAAGTTCTAACCCTCCTGCTCGATCTCAGAGCTCAGACACAGAGCAACAATCCCCCACAAG TGGTGGGGGGAAAGTAGCTCCAGCTCAGCCATCTGAGGAAGGACCCACAAGGAAAG CAGACGATAATAAAATAGATGGAATGAGTGTCCCAAAAGGCCAAACTGGGAACTCTAGCCGTGGTCCAGGAGATGGAGGGAACAAAGATCACTGGAAGGAGTCAGATAG GAAAGAGAGCAAAAAGGATCAAGACTCCAGATCTGCACCTGAGCCAAAGAAACCTGAGGAAAATCCAGCCTCT AAGTTCAGTTCTGCAAGCAAGTATGCCGCTCTCTCTGTGGATGGTGAAGATGAAAATGAGGGAGAAGACTACACTGAGTAG